A single region of the Blastopirellula marina genome encodes:
- the coaE gene encoding dephospho-CoA kinase (Dephospho-CoA kinase (CoaE) performs the final step in coenzyme A biosynthesis.), which translates to MKTIGILGGIASGKSAATAFLRDLGAVVFDADKAGHRVLEMPQVKEEIRARFSTAVFDDQGNVLRPKLAALVFGDSDEHRQALADLEKISHPRIGQQLEAARKEAEVAGAPAFVVDAPVMIKAGWIGHCDYVLYVDASREKRLERALARNWTENEFDIREAAQEELEVKRQLADIEIPNNNDLSQLQAAIRTFWDRRIAPPPGPRGNPW; encoded by the coding sequence ATGAAAACGATCGGAATCCTGGGTGGTATCGCCTCTGGCAAAAGTGCCGCGACGGCGTTCTTGCGCGATTTAGGAGCCGTCGTCTTCGATGCCGACAAAGCCGGCCATCGCGTGCTGGAAATGCCACAAGTGAAAGAGGAAATCCGAGCGAGGTTTTCTACTGCCGTATTTGACGATCAAGGGAACGTATTAAGACCGAAGCTGGCAGCACTTGTTTTCGGCGATTCCGACGAGCATCGCCAGGCCCTGGCCGACCTCGAAAAAATCTCGCATCCGCGGATCGGCCAGCAGTTGGAAGCGGCCCGGAAGGAAGCGGAAGTCGCTGGGGCACCGGCATTTGTGGTAGATGCCCCGGTCATGATCAAGGCCGGCTGGATCGGTCATTGTGACTATGTTTTGTATGTGGATGCGTCGCGCGAGAAGCGTCTGGAAAGGGCCCTTGCGCGAAATTGGACGGAAAATGAGTTTGACATTCGTGAGGCTGCGCAGGAAGAATTAGAAGTCAAACGACAACTCGCTGATATCGAGATCCCCAACAACAACGACTTATCCCAGCTACAAGCAGCGATCCGAACCTTTTGGGATCGGCGTATTGCTCCCCCGCCAGGGCCTCGCGGGAATCCGTGGTAA